The following proteins are co-located in the Candidatus Deferrimicrobiaceae bacterium genome:
- a CDS encoding GntR family transcriptional regulator: protein MNKLDLHIDTKTTLRERIADGIRNAIVNGTIPSGSHMAEPELAERFGISRTPVREALRQLESEGFIVVVPRKGAIVASMSAKDISDFYDLKMVLEGFAARQATHLLTDADIDLMAKINDAMLAANVAQDWRKAIELHNEFHMIFVTASGNERLAAIDRNLVLQFQRFRLILAMHGSTEGSARQHREIIEAFRTRDAELAESLVRKNAAYGKKLLLKELAAA, encoded by the coding sequence TTGAACAAGCTCGATCTTCACATCGACACCAAGACGACGCTTCGAGAGCGGATCGCCGACGGAATCCGGAATGCCATCGTCAACGGCACCATTCCTTCCGGTTCCCACATGGCCGAGCCCGAGCTCGCAGAACGGTTCGGCATCAGCCGAACGCCGGTCCGGGAGGCGCTCCGGCAGCTCGAGTCCGAAGGGTTCATCGTCGTCGTCCCGCGCAAGGGAGCGATCGTCGCCTCGATGTCGGCCAAGGATATTTCCGATTTCTACGATCTCAAGATGGTGCTCGAGGGGTTCGCGGCGCGACAGGCAACCCATCTGCTGACCGATGCCGACATCGACCTCATGGCCAAGATAAACGATGCGATGCTGGCCGCCAACGTCGCCCAGGACTGGCGCAAGGCGATCGAGCTGCACAACGAGTTCCACATGATCTTCGTGACCGCTTCAGGCAACGAGCGGCTGGCTGCGATCGACCGGAACCTGGTCCTGCAGTTCCAGCGATTTCGCCTGATTCTGGCCATGCACGGCAGTACCGAAGGGTCCGCGAGGCAGCATCGGGAGATCATCGAGGCTTTTCGCACCCGCGACGCCGAGTTGGCCGAATCGCTCGTTCGCAAGAACGCGGCCTACGGGAAGAAGCTGCTGCTCAAAGAGCTGGCCGCCGCCTGA
- a CDS encoding shikimate dehydrogenase yields the protein MTPSFLESLLFVVGHPLSHSLSPAMHGSVIRRRGLPLRYVGIDVPPERFDDFIRVVRSANFLGGNVTIPYKRQAAEAADVRSEAVLVCGAANVLSVRDGRLAADNTDGDGFLDAASGAGWGRKFPRVVILGAGGAARGIAHALLKEGTRELLILNRDPGKADRMASDLAGGAGEARIKNGELGTASMLQGFPGADLVVQCTSLGLVGEWDDFPVKAIEKTTRFADIVYVPGGTALVRDLRRRGVDTIDGLPMLANQAARSFAIWTGIAVPGNEYLAAARRALRQKRQSNY from the coding sequence ATGACCCCGTCGTTTCTCGAATCGCTTCTGTTCGTGGTCGGTCACCCGCTCTCCCACTCGCTGAGTCCAGCGATGCACGGATCGGTGATTCGCAGGCGGGGCCTTCCGCTCCGATACGTCGGCATCGACGTGCCGCCGGAACGGTTCGATGATTTCATCCGCGTGGTCCGTTCGGCCAACTTCCTGGGCGGGAACGTGACGATCCCCTACAAACGACAGGCGGCCGAGGCCGCCGACGTCCGGAGCGAAGCCGTCCTCGTCTGCGGCGCGGCCAACGTGTTGTCCGTCCGGGACGGACGCCTGGCCGCCGACAACACCGACGGCGATGGATTCCTCGACGCGGCGTCCGGGGCCGGATGGGGGCGGAAATTTCCGCGTGTGGTGATCCTCGGCGCCGGGGGCGCGGCGCGCGGGATCGCGCACGCTCTGCTGAAGGAGGGGACGCGCGAGTTGCTCATCCTGAACCGGGATCCCGGAAAGGCGGACCGGATGGCGTCCGATCTGGCCGGAGGTGCGGGGGAGGCCCGGATCAAGAACGGTGAGCTTGGCACGGCCTCGATGTTGCAGGGTTTTCCGGGGGCGGATCTGGTCGTCCAATGCACTTCGCTCGGGCTCGTGGGGGAATGGGACGACTTCCCCGTAAAAGCAATAGAGAAAACGACACGATTTGCCGATATAGTGTATGTCCCGGGAGGGACCGCCCTGGTCCGTGACCTCAGGCGGCGCGGCGTCGACACGATCGACGGCCTTCCGATGCTGGCCAATCAGGCAGCGCGCAGCTTTGCCATCTGGACCGGCATCGCCGTCCCCGGGAACGAATATCTGGCTGCGGCCAGGCGAGCGCTTCGACAAAAGCGACAGTCCAATTACTGA
- a CDS encoding TIGR03960 family B12-binding radical SAM protein: MNRIPPSVQKPSRYSGCEVRRSLLSPDAAQTRVLLAFPDVYEIGMSHLGIQLLYDILNDRPGTLAERVFAPWNDMESQLRESGALLASLESGTPARAFDIVGFSLCYELTYTNVLMMLDLSGIPLRSEARGEGDPLVIGGGVCTLNPAPIAPFFDALLVGDGEEAVIEIVSAHEAWKSEGGPREALLRRLAAIDGVYVPGISGKVTRRILPDMSRSPLLPSPILPAMRVVHDRLSIEISRGCTRGCRFCQAGYVYRPVRERDPQTLLRYLQEVATRTGYDEVGLLSLSAADYGCIDRLITEAMETLSAARISVSLPSIRLDALRENTVRQIRKVRKTGFTLAPEAGTDRLRRAINKGITDDELLRVADTIYGNGWQTIKLYFMLGLPGETAEDVQAIGELVKRVAAVARKHGKRNNVTASLSTFIPKPHTPFQWEPQISPAESQRRVAVVKGTVGRDRNAEVKYNSPEVSELEGVFSRGDARLADAIERAYRDGARFDAWTERFSVQRWRDAFAACGIDHLRYLEGRDPDGAPLPWDFVEAGLNRAFLISERAKSLTGESTPDCRNDACSACGVCGGDIANVTYRSSSQDPEPPVPSGSDDDRQAPDAGPVLPPEQRYIVRIRFAKEGPARYISGLELQSIWARVLRRAGIPVAYSRGFHPQPRLSFSPALPVGTESTAEFVEAEFPQPVPIERITEALSSGLPEGISIIEASRVPPLGPFLSDFDLVCEYRIIPDAGLPPYPGTDEPSVERARSAFHAADVFPLVLEKEGKRSEVDLRKLVADFRMIGGELSITIVHGTGKGVRPLDAVSALLGAGLSPANHSIRKVSAEPRPRLIN, encoded by the coding sequence ATGAATCGCATTCCCCCTTCCGTCCAGAAGCCGTCCCGATACAGCGGGTGCGAGGTCCGTCGCTCCCTGCTCTCTCCCGACGCGGCGCAAACCCGCGTCCTGCTGGCGTTTCCCGACGTCTACGAGATCGGGATGTCGCACCTCGGAATCCAGCTTTTATACGACATTCTCAACGACCGCCCGGGCACGCTGGCCGAACGGGTCTTCGCACCATGGAACGACATGGAGTCGCAGCTCCGGGAGAGCGGCGCCCTGCTTGCCTCGCTCGAATCCGGCACCCCGGCGCGCGCCTTTGATATCGTCGGCTTCTCGCTCTGCTACGAGCTGACCTACACGAACGTGCTGATGATGCTCGATCTCTCGGGAATCCCCCTGCGCAGCGAAGCGCGAGGCGAAGGCGACCCGCTGGTGATCGGCGGGGGCGTCTGCACGCTGAACCCCGCGCCGATCGCCCCCTTCTTCGACGCGCTCCTCGTCGGTGACGGCGAGGAGGCGGTGATCGAGATCGTCTCGGCCCACGAAGCCTGGAAATCGGAGGGCGGCCCGCGCGAAGCGCTCCTTCGCCGCCTGGCCGCCATCGACGGGGTCTACGTCCCGGGGATCTCCGGAAAGGTCACCCGCCGGATCCTGCCCGACATGTCGCGGTCCCCGCTGCTCCCGTCTCCCATCCTGCCCGCCATGCGCGTGGTGCACGACCGCCTGAGCATCGAGATCTCGCGCGGTTGCACGCGCGGATGCCGCTTCTGCCAGGCCGGCTATGTCTACCGCCCCGTCCGCGAGCGCGATCCGCAGACGCTGCTTCGCTACCTGCAGGAAGTCGCCACGCGGACCGGGTATGACGAAGTCGGACTCCTTTCGCTCTCCGCCGCGGACTACGGCTGCATCGACCGCCTCATCACCGAGGCCATGGAAACGCTTTCCGCAGCGCGGATCTCCGTCTCGCTCCCCTCGATCCGTCTCGACGCCCTCCGGGAAAACACGGTCCGCCAGATCCGGAAAGTGCGGAAGACCGGCTTCACGCTTGCCCCGGAGGCCGGCACCGACCGGCTTCGCCGCGCCATCAACAAGGGGATCACCGACGACGAGCTGCTGCGCGTCGCGGACACGATCTACGGGAACGGGTGGCAGACGATCAAGCTCTACTTCATGCTCGGATTGCCCGGGGAAACGGCCGAGGACGTCCAGGCGATCGGCGAGCTGGTCAAGCGCGTCGCCGCCGTCGCCCGCAAGCACGGCAAGCGCAACAACGTCACCGCCAGCCTCTCGACCTTCATCCCGAAGCCCCACACCCCGTTCCAGTGGGAGCCGCAGATCAGTCCCGCCGAATCCCAGCGGCGCGTGGCGGTCGTCAAGGGAACGGTCGGGCGCGACCGGAACGCCGAGGTCAAATACAATTCACCCGAGGTGTCCGAGCTCGAGGGGGTCTTCTCCCGGGGCGATGCCCGCCTGGCCGACGCCATCGAGCGCGCGTATCGTGACGGCGCCCGGTTCGACGCCTGGACCGAGCGGTTCTCGGTCCAGCGCTGGCGCGACGCCTTCGCCGCTTGCGGCATCGACCACCTGCGCTACCTGGAGGGGCGCGACCCGGACGGGGCGCCGCTACCGTGGGATTTCGTCGAGGCGGGGCTGAACCGCGCATTCCTGATTTCGGAGCGGGCAAAGTCGCTGACCGGCGAGTCGACGCCCGATTGCCGGAACGACGCCTGCTCGGCCTGCGGCGTCTGCGGGGGGGACATCGCCAATGTCACCTACCGTTCCTCGTCGCAAGACCCCGAGCCCCCGGTCCCATCCGGATCCGACGATGACCGGCAAGCGCCCGATGCGGGGCCCGTCCTTCCCCCCGAGCAGCGCTACATCGTCCGGATCCGCTTCGCGAAAGAGGGCCCGGCGCGTTACATCAGCGGCCTCGAACTGCAGTCGATCTGGGCGCGCGTCCTTCGACGCGCCGGCATTCCCGTCGCCTACAGCCGAGGCTTCCATCCGCAGCCCCGCCTGTCGTTCTCGCCTGCACTGCCGGTCGGCACCGAAAGCACGGCCGAGTTCGTCGAGGCCGAATTCCCGCAACCAGTCCCCATCGAGCGCATCACGGAGGCGCTGTCCTCCGGGCTCCCCGAAGGGATCTCGATCATCGAGGCAAGTCGCGTGCCCCCGCTCGGACCCTTTCTTTCCGACTTCGACCTCGTCTGCGAATACCGGATCATCCCCGACGCCGGCCTCCCCCCTTATCCGGGGACCGACGAACCCTCTGTGGAGCGCGCAAGGAGCGCGTTCCACGCCGCCGACGTCTTCCCGCTGGTCCTTGAAAAGGAAGGCAAGCGCTCCGAGGTCGACCTGCGGAAGCTCGTGGCCGATTTCCGGATGATCGGCGGCGAACTCTCCATTACAATCGTCCATGGAACAGGCAAGGGCGTCCGCCCGCTCGACGCGGTCTCCGCACTGCTCGGCGCCGGCTTGTCCCCAGCGAACCACTCCATCAGGAAGGTGTCCGCGGAGCCCCGCCCGCGGCTGATAAATTAA
- the selA gene encoding L-seryl-tRNA(Sec) selenium transferase, which produces MPSHDRLSAIPSVSSFLQSGPVRDLLRLHPREVVLSALRSLVDDCRTLPEIAEGGELPERARLVSSVLAALPGAISRLESITLSRVINATGVVVHTNLGRSPLPAAAIDAITGIAGGYSNLEYDLAKGERSSRMQHVERRLISLTGAESAHVVNNNAAALMLALAGLARGREVIVSRGELVEIGGSFRIPDVMAESGARLVEVGTTNCTHLRDYEMAITGDTALLLKVHRSNFTISGFTGEVSASELAALGRPHGIPVLEDLGSGAFFPFSTVGIPGTPTVREALEAGADVVTVSGDKLLGGPQAGIIAGRRDLVEPLRRHPLSRALRIDKLCLAALAATLALYADPVNAAREIPTLRMLTESPEVVRARALRLVRKTRGLQSRFSDAAAAISMAVVSELSSPGGGAMPGIEIPTSCVALSHPTLAPDALESRLRKGDPPVVARIGRGKLLIDLRTVADSEIGSLSEAIARAASGVV; this is translated from the coding sequence ATGCCTTCCCACGACCGGCTCAGCGCCATTCCTTCCGTTTCGTCCTTCCTGCAGTCAGGGCCGGTTCGGGATCTGCTCCGTCTTCATCCCCGCGAGGTCGTGCTTTCCGCGCTCCGTTCCCTGGTCGACGATTGCCGCACCCTCCCCGAGATCGCCGAGGGAGGCGAGCTTCCCGAACGCGCGCGTCTGGTGTCCTCCGTTCTCGCCGCCCTGCCCGGTGCGATCTCCCGCCTCGAATCGATCACGCTTTCGCGCGTCATCAACGCCACCGGCGTGGTCGTCCATACCAACCTCGGCCGGTCGCCGCTCCCGGCCGCCGCGATCGACGCGATCACCGGGATTGCGGGCGGATATTCCAACCTCGAATACGACCTGGCGAAGGGCGAGCGCTCCTCCCGCATGCAACACGTCGAAAGGCGGTTGATTTCGCTCACGGGCGCCGAGTCGGCGCACGTCGTCAACAACAATGCCGCGGCGCTCATGCTGGCGCTGGCCGGGCTTGCCCGAGGTCGCGAAGTGATCGTCAGCCGGGGAGAGCTCGTCGAGATCGGCGGCTCTTTTCGAATTCCGGACGTGATGGCCGAAAGCGGCGCACGGCTGGTCGAGGTCGGCACGACCAATTGCACGCATCTCCGGGATTACGAGATGGCGATCACCGGCGACACCGCGCTGCTGCTCAAGGTCCACCGGTCCAACTTCACGATCAGCGGATTCACCGGCGAGGTCTCCGCCTCCGAGCTCGCGGCGCTCGGACGGCCGCACGGCATCCCTGTGCTCGAAGACCTCGGCTCAGGGGCCTTTTTCCCCTTCTCGACCGTCGGCATCCCCGGCACGCCGACCGTCCGCGAGGCGCTGGAAGCCGGGGCCGACGTCGTCACCGTCAGCGGCGACAAGTTGCTCGGGGGGCCCCAGGCGGGCATCATCGCCGGACGCCGCGATCTCGTCGAGCCGCTCCGCCGGCATCCGCTTTCGCGGGCGCTGCGCATCGACAAACTGTGCCTCGCGGCGCTCGCAGCCACGCTCGCTCTCTATGCCGATCCCGTCAACGCGGCCCGCGAGATCCCGACGCTGCGCATGTTGACTGAAAGCCCCGAGGTCGTCCGCGCCCGAGCCCTCCGCCTCGTCCGCAAGACGAGGGGGCTGCAAAGCCGGTTTTCCGATGCGGCAGCCGCGATTTCCATGGCCGTCGTTTCGGAGCTTTCTTCCCCCGGCGGGGGCGCGATGCCGGGGATCGAGATCCCGACGTCGTGCGTCGCGCTCTCCCACCCCACGCTTGCCCCGGACGCACTCGAATCCCGCCTGCGCAAGGGAGACCCCCCGGTGGTTGCGCGCATCGGCCGGGGGAAGCTGCTGATCGACCTTCGCACGGTTGCCGATTCCGAGATCGGTTCTTTGTCGGAGGCGATTGCGCGCGCCGCGTCCGGAGTGGTATGA
- a CDS encoding HD domain-containing protein codes for MEGPIEFARSLFPPRMHDRIFLVGGVVRDRVLGLEGEDLDLLAAIPPDELVRSGFRLVEAKSATPIYFRHLPPIGKIEVAPLDSPDSIPVDLRRRDFTANAMAMDLCGTLIDPLGGKPDALALRLRACSPGAFLDDSVRVFRAFRFEASGWRMMPETEALLRESVQAVPDVFSGIPNERFSREMVKALGAADPARFFLQMVAFGAGTEFLPELFRMPRVPAGSLTHHPEGDLFTHSSQVLQRMAGRSSDPLARFCAFFHDLGKLSTDPMLHPKHHGHEEAGAEASIRFCNRLRLPAEWRRALLAVCRHHGSGHRWRELRDATRVTIAQQALAAGAESILPLVCDADRDGESAMAGWSDALRVARMGAAELGIPPEQIESLAPADRGPFILQRRVEALRQTRPAT; via the coding sequence ATGGAAGGTCCGATCGAGTTTGCCCGCAGCCTGTTCCCGCCGCGGATGCACGACCGGATCTTTCTCGTCGGCGGCGTCGTTCGCGACCGGGTTCTCGGCCTCGAGGGCGAGGATCTCGACCTGCTCGCCGCGATCCCGCCCGACGAGCTTGTCCGTTCCGGCTTCCGTCTCGTCGAGGCGAAAAGCGCGACGCCCATCTACTTTCGCCATCTCCCGCCGATCGGAAAGATCGAGGTCGCGCCGCTCGACTCTCCCGATTCGATTCCCGTCGACCTTCGCCGCCGCGACTTCACCGCCAACGCGATGGCGATGGATCTCTGCGGCACGCTCATCGATCCGCTCGGCGGCAAGCCCGACGCGCTGGCCCTAAGGCTGCGCGCCTGTTCTCCCGGCGCCTTTCTCGACGATTCGGTCCGCGTGTTCCGGGCTTTCCGGTTCGAGGCTTCCGGCTGGCGGATGATGCCGGAAACCGAGGCGCTCCTTCGCGAGAGCGTGCAGGCCGTGCCCGATGTCTTTTCCGGCATCCCCAACGAGCGGTTTTCGCGCGAGATGGTCAAGGCGCTCGGCGCCGCCGACCCGGCGCGTTTTTTCCTGCAAATGGTCGCGTTCGGCGCCGGCACCGAGTTTTTGCCGGAGCTGTTCCGCATGCCTCGGGTCCCGGCGGGATCGCTCACTCACCATCCCGAAGGCGACCTGTTCACCCATTCGAGCCAGGTTCTGCAACGGATGGCCGGCCGCTCGTCCGACCCCCTCGCCCGTTTCTGCGCCTTTTTTCACGACCTCGGAAAACTTTCCACCGACCCGATGCTTCACCCGAAGCACCATGGCCACGAAGAGGCCGGCGCGGAAGCCTCCATTCGCTTTTGCAACCGACTGAGGCTTCCCGCGGAGTGGCGGCGCGCCCTTTTGGCGGTGTGCCGGCACCACGGCAGCGGTCATCGATGGCGCGAGCTGCGCGACGCGACCCGGGTGACGATCGCCCAACAGGCCCTCGCCGCGGGGGCGGAATCGATCCTGCCGCTGGTGTGCGATGCGGACCGGGACGGGGAAAGCGCGATGGCAGGCTGGTCCGATGCGCTGCGCGTCGCCCGCATGGGAGCGGCCGAATTGGGCATCCCGCCCGAACAGATCGAGTCTCTGGCGCCGGCCGATCGTGGGCCCTTCATCCTGCAACGACGCGTCGAGGCGCTGCGACAGACGCGTCCGGCGACCTGA
- a CDS encoding ATP-binding protein, producing MNLFRHHGPASYSAPELFFGREAELSVLLRTCLDGSRGIGAAVMLYGPPEAGKTSLLLKLGSALRDLSTAAPPRPFPLYFAFSKILTQPIALADHFLREYLGQLLAFHKAAPSDASSEENACDRLDALGFTSCRERLAAHRRYVSSGDGLSALINAFGAPFSGPVDTVYPVILFDDFQFASKIEGVPDGALLSILRPFIKSGRFPIVLSGSTPGRILAGIKREGLYGTFRIMETGPLGPEAAGRMWDSQCERRGLSVPTAVRTRIVSRLGGIPAYLRLFAEELAFDGSAVPDEIAFENVYAASVTEGGLNRYWKALFESVLPDRTRRARAVRFLKRVLCDGFPLDSVEGALTLYGGVPAEGEEALAALELKGLVRTELEHIEFRHDPVLEDFLLWGVERGVMGRSASQVASGIVQSRLSDAAMTLPGNEREAIKDTVKLLMRRWDCREVPAMLFDFESFRDRYGGKGLLEIMVGLEEASDRIRLPRISAVSRGYRTEGAGSRFDFDLVGYGFQDGEYSEEKMVAWAVDVSPGRTLTRDAVAHFENRCRLLALEKALPSDRVRKWLLFGEHVEPGAVELAAASGILLTHQSQLRLFLNLFGMDESRQPGASAPPNPPQPAATPAGPPPRQGASDDTVEFTLVLPMKADTEIVAARVVEEVAGWASLDADAIDRLKMAIIEACINAFEHSGSESGRVQLRYILSPSKIEIFVQDEGKGFRPGASRAAGNHRGWGLKLMRELVDDVEIDTGERGTVVRLVKYFDRPAPVAAESVDAG from the coding sequence TTGAACCTGTTCCGCCACCATGGCCCCGCGAGCTATTCCGCGCCCGAGCTCTTTTTCGGACGCGAGGCGGAGTTGTCGGTGCTTCTTCGGACCTGCCTGGACGGAAGCCGCGGCATCGGGGCGGCCGTGATGCTCTACGGGCCCCCGGAAGCCGGGAAGACTTCGCTGCTCCTCAAGCTCGGATCGGCGCTGCGAGACCTGTCGACGGCTGCGCCTCCCCGCCCCTTTCCGCTCTATTTCGCCTTCAGCAAGATCCTGACTCAGCCGATCGCGCTGGCGGATCATTTCCTGCGCGAATATCTCGGGCAACTCCTGGCGTTCCACAAGGCCGCCCCCTCCGATGCGTCCAGCGAGGAAAACGCGTGCGACCGGCTGGATGCGCTCGGTTTCACGTCCTGCCGGGAACGGCTTGCCGCGCATCGCCGATACGTTTCGTCAGGTGACGGGCTTTCGGCGCTGATCAACGCGTTCGGTGCGCCCTTTTCGGGGCCGGTCGATACAGTATACCCCGTGATCCTGTTCGACGACTTCCAGTTCGCATCGAAAATCGAAGGGGTGCCGGACGGGGCCCTGCTGTCCATCTTGCGGCCGTTCATCAAATCGGGCCGTTTCCCGATCGTCCTTTCGGGCTCGACGCCGGGGCGGATCCTCGCAGGGATCAAGAGGGAAGGATTGTACGGTACTTTCCGGATAATGGAAACCGGCCCGCTCGGCCCCGAGGCCGCCGGCCGGATGTGGGATTCGCAATGCGAGCGTCGCGGGCTTTCGGTTCCGACAGCGGTGCGGACAAGAATCGTCTCGCGTCTCGGCGGCATTCCTGCCTACCTCAGGTTGTTCGCCGAAGAGCTTGCATTCGACGGAAGCGCCGTCCCCGACGAGATTGCTTTCGAGAATGTTTACGCCGCATCGGTGACCGAAGGCGGGCTGAACCGCTACTGGAAGGCGCTGTTCGAAAGCGTGCTGCCGGATCGCACCCGCCGTGCCCGGGCGGTCCGGTTCCTCAAGAGAGTCCTTTGCGACGGTTTCCCGCTCGATTCGGTCGAGGGTGCGCTCACGTTGTACGGAGGGGTTCCCGCCGAGGGCGAAGAGGCGCTGGCCGCGCTCGAACTAAAGGGGCTCGTCCGCACCGAGCTCGAGCACATCGAATTCCGTCATGACCCGGTCCTGGAAGACTTCCTGCTTTGGGGCGTCGAACGGGGCGTCATGGGGCGCAGCGCGTCCCAGGTAGCCTCCGGCATCGTCCAGTCGCGGCTTTCAGATGCCGCGATGACGTTGCCCGGCAACGAGCGCGAGGCGATCAAGGACACGGTCAAGCTCCTCATGCGGCGCTGGGATTGTCGGGAAGTGCCCGCGATGCTGTTCGACTTCGAAAGCTTTCGCGATCGCTATGGCGGCAAGGGGCTGCTCGAGATCATGGTGGGCCTCGAGGAAGCGTCCGATCGGATCCGGCTGCCCAGGATCAGCGCCGTGTCCAGGGGGTATCGGACGGAGGGAGCGGGTTCCCGCTTCGACTTCGACCTCGTCGGTTACGGCTTCCAGGACGGGGAATACTCCGAAGAAAAGATGGTCGCGTGGGCGGTCGACGTTTCGCCGGGCAGGACGCTGACGCGCGACGCCGTCGCGCATTTCGAAAACCGGTGCCGGCTGCTGGCGCTCGAGAAGGCGCTCCCCTCCGACCGGGTCAGGAAATGGCTCCTGTTCGGTGAGCACGTCGAACCCGGCGCCGTCGAGCTGGCGGCCGCCTCAGGCATCCTGCTCACGCACCAATCGCAACTTCGACTCTTTCTGAACCTTTTCGGCATGGACGAATCGCGGCAGCCGGGCGCGTCCGCTCCGCCGAATCCACCCCAGCCCGCCGCGACGCCGGCCGGTCCCCCCCCCCGCCAAGGGGCATCCGATGACACGGTGGAATTCACGCTGGTGCTGCCGATGAAGGCCGACACCGAGATCGTTGCCGCGCGCGTCGTCGAAGAGGTCGCGGGATGGGCGTCGCTCGACGCCGATGCGATCGACCGGCTCAAGATGGCGATCATCGAAGCGTGCATCAACGCCTTCGAGCACAGCGGCTCCGAGTCGGGTCGCGTCCAGCTCCGTTACATCCTCTCTCCGTCCAAGATCGAGATCTTCGTGCAGGACGAGGGGAAGGGGTTCCGTCCGGGGGCGTCCCGGGCGGCGGGAAATCATCGCGGTTGGGGGCTCAAGCTGATGCGCGAGCTGGTCGATGACGTCGAGATCGATACCGGCGAACGGGGAACCGTCGTCCGGCTGGTCAAGTATTTCGACCGGCCCGCTCCCGTTGCCGCCGAATCCGTAGACGCGGGTTGA
- a CDS encoding STAS domain-containing protein, whose product MMQGHAEIESEQVGRTLVIRVFGYLNSRTGSNVGEAVDALLDSGGRRLLLNFERTKMMNSVGISSITAMVEKVAGCEGRAAFCSLAGMSAEIFVTMGATRGVRLFESESEALAWFDAQE is encoded by the coding sequence ATGATGCAGGGGCACGCCGAGATCGAGTCGGAACAGGTCGGCCGGACCCTCGTGATCCGGGTGTTCGGCTACCTCAACAGCCGGACCGGATCCAACGTCGGAGAGGCTGTCGATGCGCTGCTCGATTCCGGGGGGCGCCGCCTGCTGCTCAACTTCGAGCGGACGAAGATGATGAACAGCGTCGGCATCTCCTCGATCACCGCGATGGTCGAAAAGGTGGCAGGATGCGAAGGCCGCGCGGCTTTCTGCTCCCTTGCGGGGATGAGCGCCGAGATCTTCGTGACGATGGGGGCGACGCGCGGCGTCAGGCTGTTCGAGAGCGAGTCCGAGGCGCTGGCCTGGTTCGATGCGCAAGAATGA
- a CDS encoding Rne/Rng family ribonuclease — MQKTNKLIVINAASYETRVATLESGILVDLLVERGDDRNLVGNIYKGKVIRVLPGMQAAFVDIGMEKAGFLFAGDFVTPHFEFENETPEDPVLGDDLGIRQARYPQDHFLPPIEGLIREGQHLLVQVSKEPLGTKGARITSHITLAGRYLVLLTWSDHVGISRRIEDAVERDRLNHLVERIHPEGMGAIVRTAAEGKTEAELKADIDYLACLWDAIQKKTDSSSAPALIHRDLSLSLRAVRDLFTDDMDRIVVDDEEEYRRVCNFAAQFFPRIQDRIELYSGTQPIFEHYGIEIELARALDKKVWLKSGGYIVIEQTEALTVIDVNTGKYVGRTSLEETTVKINLEAVREIVYQLRLRNIGGIIIIDFIDMKSEENRDKVYQALIEALRADKSKTTICKISELGLVEMTRKRVRESLSRSTSEACPYCSGEGVIKSRKTICYEIFRAIERQGPSLSGKQLSLQVHPALAEELFGDDRKYIETLEQRFRMTVNISASDKLHMEQYRMEPS; from the coding sequence GTGCAGAAGACCAACAAGCTCATCGTCATCAACGCCGCCTCCTACGAGACGCGCGTGGCCACGCTCGAGTCCGGCATTCTCGTCGATCTGCTGGTCGAGCGGGGCGACGACCGGAATCTCGTCGGCAACATATACAAGGGAAAGGTGATCCGGGTGCTCCCCGGGATGCAGGCCGCGTTCGTCGACATCGGGATGGAAAAGGCCGGCTTCCTGTTCGCGGGCGATTTCGTCACGCCGCACTTCGAGTTCGAGAACGAGACGCCCGAAGACCCCGTGTTGGGCGACGATCTCGGCATACGGCAGGCACGATACCCGCAAGACCATTTCCTGCCGCCGATCGAAGGACTGATCCGGGAGGGCCAGCACCTGCTCGTGCAGGTGTCCAAGGAACCGCTGGGGACGAAGGGCGCGCGGATCACCAGCCACATCACGCTGGCCGGCCGCTACCTCGTGCTTCTCACCTGGTCCGACCACGTGGGGATCTCGCGCCGGATCGAAGACGCCGTCGAGCGCGACCGCCTCAACCACCTGGTCGAGCGGATCCACCCCGAAGGGATGGGCGCCATCGTCCGCACGGCGGCCGAGGGAAAGACCGAGGCCGAGCTCAAGGCCGACATCGACTACCTCGCCTGCCTTTGGGATGCGATCCAGAAGAAGACCGACAGCTCGAGCGCCCCGGCGCTCATCCATCGCGACCTGTCGCTGTCGCTCCGCGCGGTCCGCGATCTTTTCACCGACGACATGGACCGGATCGTCGTCGACGACGAGGAGGAGTACCGGCGCGTCTGCAACTTCGCGGCGCAGTTCTTCCCGCGCATCCAGGACCGGATCGAGCTTTACTCCGGCACGCAGCCGATCTTCGAGCACTACGGCATCGAGATCGAGCTGGCGCGCGCGCTCGACAAGAAGGTATGGCTGAAGAGCGGCGGCTACATCGTCATCGAGCAGACCGAGGCGCTCACGGTCATCGACGTCAACACGGGAAAATACGTCGGGCGAACCTCGCTCGAGGAGACGACGGTCAAGATCAACCTCGAGGCGGTCCGCGAGATCGTCTACCAGCTCCGGCTGCGCAACATCGGCGGGATCATCATCATCGACTTCATCGACATGAAGAGCGAAGAAAACCGGGACAAGGTCTACCAGGCCTTGATCGAGGCGCTGCGGGCGGACAAGAGCAAGACGACCATCTGCAAGATCTCCGAGCTGGGCCTGGTCGAGATGACGCGCAAGCGGGTGCGCGAGAGCCTCTCCCGCTCGACCTCCGAAGCGTGCCCCTATTGCTCGGGCGAAGGCGTCATCAAGTCGCGCAAGACGATCTGCTACGAGATCTTCCGGGCGATCGAGCGCCAGGGCCCCTCGCTGTCGGGAAAGCAGCTCTCGCTGCAAGTGCACCCTGCGCTCGCCGAGGAGCTGTTCGGCGACGACCGGAAATACATCGAGACGCTCGAACAGCGCTTCCGGATGACCGTCAACATCTCGGCTTCCGACAAGCTGCACATGGAACAGTACCGGATGGAGCCGAGCTGA